A stretch of the Bacillus sp. FJAT-18017 genome encodes the following:
- a CDS encoding DUF6254 family protein, which yields MTQSKSQKERQWETRKESQNPHGKVKSFEQLAEEAGKGKTK from the coding sequence ATGACTCAATCCAAATCGCAAAAAGAAAGGCAATGGGAAACGAGAAAGGAATCCCAAAATCCGCATGGGAAGGTTAAATCCTTCGAACAGCTGGCTGAAGAAGCAGGAAAAGGCAAAACCAAGTAG